From Amblyraja radiata isolate CabotCenter1 chromosome 21, sAmbRad1.1.pri, whole genome shotgun sequence, a single genomic window includes:
- the LOC116984955 gene encoding zinc finger protein 239-like, whose amino-acid sequence MVLQAGPPGGCADHRWSSNAGGVSRARLRLGLSERLELEIHRRVHTGERPFTCSNCGKGFKSSPDLKRHRRVHTGERPYTCSDCGKGFLLSSYLVSHQRTHTGERPYTCAQCGKGFTHSSHLLSHQRTHTGERPYTCSDCGKGFTKSHSLLVHQRTHTSECPYTCALCGKGFTQSSNLLSHQRTHTGERPYTCAQCGKDFTSSSTLLVHQRNHTGERPYTCAQCGKGFSRSSNLLSHQRTHTSERPYTCAQCGTGFTRSSTLLEHQRTHTGERPYTCAQCGKRFTRSSHLLGHQRTHTGERPFTCTQCGKGFARSSNLLSHQRTHTGERPYTCTQCGKGFTSSSTLLTLLVHQRTHTGERPYTCTQCGKRFTRSSHLLSHQRTHTSDRPFTCTQ is encoded by the exons ATGGTCCTGCAGGCCGGTCCTCCAGGCGGGTGCGCGGATCACAGATGGTCCTCCAACGCAGGCGGGGTGAGCCGAGCGAGGCTGAGGCTGGGCCTGAGCGAGAGACTGGAG ctggagatccaccggcgggtgcacacgggagaacgacccttcacctgctccaactgcggcaaaggcttcaagtcgtcgccgGACCTGAAGAGGCAtaggcgcgtgcacaccggggagcggccctacacctgcagcgactgcggcaagggcttcctcCTCTCCAGCTACCtggtgtcccaccagcgcacccacaccggggagcgtccgtacacctgcgcccagtgcggcaagggcttcacccattccagtcacctgctgtcccatcagcgcacccacaccggggagcggccctacacctgcagcgactgcggcaagggcttcaccaagtcccacagcctgctggtgcaccagcgcacccacaccagcgagtgcccctacacctgcgccctgtgcggcaagggcttcacccagtccagcaacctgctgtcccaccagcgcacccacaccggcgagcgcccctacacctgcgcccagtgcggcaaggacttcaccaGCTCCAGtaccctgctggtgcaccagcgcaaccacaccggcgagcgcccctacacctgcgcacagtgcggtaagggcttctcccgctccagcaacctgctgtcccaccagcgcacgcaCACCAGTGAGCGcccatacacctgcgcccagtgcggcacgggcttcacccgctccagcaccctgctggagcaccagcgcacccacaccggtgagcgcccctacacctgcgcccagtgtggcaagcgcTTCACCAGGTCCAGTCACCTGCTggggcaccagcgcacccacaccggcgagcgccccttcacctgcacccagtgcggcaagggcttcgctcggtccagcaacctgctgtcccaccagcgcacccacaccggcgagcgtccctacacctgcacccagtgtggcaagggcttcaccagctccagcaccctgct caccctgctggtgcaccagcgcacccacaccggggagcggccctacact